From Ostrinia nubilalis chromosome 25, ilOstNubi1.1, whole genome shotgun sequence, a single genomic window includes:
- the LOC135084083 gene encoding uncharacterized protein LOC135084083, with translation MEEDPEEVQYRQMQVENWLDHSNTIAERVPPELQPIPPPPPTAPLPPPPQVLPLPPPPPPQVLPPPPPQPLPTEGRTDIQELAMAITKLSQRAEGGLTRQLVDLPSFNGACEEWLAFRRSYEDTARSFTPAQNLARLRRCLQGHAREAVKSLLFTAEDPEELMKSLEVRFGRPGAIALAELKKMERLPRVNESSGEICMFASRVRNAVATIRALGKTEYLCAPGAVECLIEKMPPTMKSRWLMYQRERRAEGKPALELMYDFMEVEADINSDYAPPEVSWDQKRNMFKRPVHHVQQTEGRREEPKTDAKKCPECREDHWLYECKKYKEASVEDKWEMVKKARMCFKCLRFKHSRNTCRAQPCKKCMRWHHISLHSEKPAAAKTQEKPAEGVVSSVHTTSCGKAYLKMTPVNLYGPKGTAKVLALLDEGSTVTLLDSSVAKKIGAQGKPEAITIEMVGGNGMQKSNSQKINMKIKGVHCRNKLKMEARTIDNLKLAKQGVEERMLQKCKHLQKIKDKLVYDKEEPQLLIGQDNWGLIVTRRLRKGKASEPVASLTSLGWVLHGCDAGGSVPVKFVHHSRLMEDETEALVRRHFEIESLGVQARRPSNDADKRALDVLEKTTKRLPNGRFGSGLLWKNERETLPNNYHQAHQRLINMEKKLDKDPALKTSYEEQIENLLKNGYAEKAPETTTPGRTFYLPHFAVMHPIKKKPRIVLDAAAKFNGKSLNDALLPGPDLLQSLFGVLLRFREGPVAVVADIKEMFLRIQMREEDRDSLRFLWRGSKRNGKPEEYRMASVIFGATSSPSTAIYVMNKNAEDFKEEHPAAVAAIRRNHYMDDYLQSFTTVEEAKRIAKEVQTIHNKASFHLRGWGSNQPTVLEGIEDQRQEEVLELGKEEKTLGLRWLITEDALAFNVGFRNTPPEVLAGQRVPTKREVTSAVMSTFDPMGFATPILIQGQKLIQEIWRTKIDWDEKILEPQVAAWIRYLEDVAVLKELKIPRCLSPRTRRGQLHTFCDASEEAYAAAVYWRTEDPDGTIRVALIAGKARVAPSKPVSIPRLELQAALLGSRLASSVEKELDLEIEERTFWTDSSTVLQWLKADPRKFKTFVAHRLAEIEELTRIQDWRWVPTKENPADDATRGTPNEFDENARWFKGPAFLYGNKEDWPARRFEVKEELTGEEKNPQVVATLKVIPQVTPDPKRFSDWTRLLRSTARIFQFIDLLRRRVAEKRSVHIVRNRRWKKTPSHVPREKKEEKVFLTLEDKFIHRAEEELIKRSQQESFSKELCCLEKGRPLENSSRLKKIDIYLDGRGILKLRTRTRKISSGEGRTNPIILDGKSQICRLIIGFYHKRFYHGNSATIINEIRQKFWVLGLRSTTRWITHGCQWCRVHKGEPQIPPTGDLPAERLQHHQPPFTCTAVDYFGPMQVTIGRRTEKRWGALFTCLTTRAIHLELANSLSTSSMIMALRRMAARRGTPKIIFSDNGTNFVGANRELQEAASREGITWRFIPPGCPNMGGAWERMVRSVKTSLMTVLKERSPPEEVLHTLLLEVEHIVNSRPLTHISMDPEDEESLTPNHFLIGRSCGAMAPGVFEDHDLIGKANWRTAQRLTDHFWQRWLKEYLPTLMPRKIAGRETEDPQVGDVVLIVDATLPRNTWPRGEVLRVYPGPDGRVRILDVRTPGGVLRRPTRRVVVLVPAKTSHPEEGVLRTAGENVSDVNNSQD, from the coding sequence ATGGAAGAGGATCCAGAAGAAGTGCAGTACAGGCAAATGCAGGTCGAAAATTGGTTGGACCACTCGAACACCATCGCCGAGAGGGTCCCGCCAGAACTACAACCgataccgccgccgccgcccaccgcgccgctgccgccgccgccacaagttctaccgctgccgccgccaccgccgccgcaagtgttgccaccgccgccgccacaGCCGCTACCTACGGAAGGGAGAACAGACATTCAAGAGTTAGCCATGGCCATCACCAAGCTGTCACAGAGGGCAGAGGGTGGCCTCACGAGACAACTGGTCGACCTCCCAAGTTTCAATGGCGCATGTGAAGAATGGCTCGCGTTCAGAAGGTCATATGAAGACACCGCGCGCTCCTTCACGCCGGCACAAAATTTGGCGCGACTACGAAGGTGTCTCCAGGGACACGCGAGGGAGGCAGTCAAGAGCCTCCTGTTCACCGCCGAGGATCCAGAAGAGCTGATGAAGAGCCTGGAGGTCCGGTTCGGCAGACCTGGAGCCATAGCCCTGGCGGAGTTAAAGAAGATGGAAAGGCTGCCAAGGGTCAACGAGTCATCAGGGGAGATCTGCATGTTTGCCAGCCGAGTCCGCAATGCCGTGGCCACCATCAGGGCACTCGGCAAGACAGAATATTTGTGCGCACCAGGGGCCGTGGAGTGTCTAATAGAGAAGATGCCGCCGACCATGAAGTCTCGGTGGCTGATGTACCAACGCGAGCGCCGGGCAGAGGGAAAACCAGCGCTCGAACTCATGTATGACTTCATGGAAGTTGAAGCAGATATTAACAGTGATTACGCTCCCCCGGAAGTGTCCTGGGACCAGAAGAGAAATATGTTCAAGAGGCCGGTTCACCATGTCCAACAAACAGAAGGACGCCGTGAAGAACCGAAGACTGACGCGAAGAAGTGCCCAGAGTGCCGTGAGGACCACTGGTTGTACGAATGTAAGAAATATAAGGAAGCCAGTGTTGAAGATAAGTGGGAAATGGTGAAGAAGGCAAGAATGTGCTTCAAATGTCTGCGCTTCAAGCACTCAAGGAACACGTGCCGGGCACAACCATGCAAGAAGTGCATGAGGTGGCATCACATCAGTCTTCACTCGGAGAAGCCCGCAGCGGCGAAAACTCAAGAGAAGCCCGCCGAAGGAGTTGTATCGTCGGTGCACACAACGAGCTGCGGAAAGGCCTACTTGAAGATGACGCCGGTGAACCTCTACGGGCCCAAAGGGACAGCAAAAGTGCTCGCGCTCCTGGACGAAGGGTCCACCGTCACGCTGCTGGACTCATCAGTGGCAAAGAAGATTGGGGCGCAAGGAAAGCCGGAAGCCATCACCATCGAGATGGTCGGGGGGAACGGTATGCAGAAGAGCAACTCCCAGAAAATCAACATGAAGATCAAGGGGGTCCATTGcagaaataagctcaaaatGGAAGCAAGAACTATCGACAACTTGAAGCTGGCGAAACAAGGGGTCGAAGAAAGAATGCTTCAAAAGTGTAAACACTTACAGAAGATCAAGGACAAGCTGGTCTACGACAAGGAAGAACCACAACTACTGATCGGGCAAGATAACTGGGGGCTCATAGTCACACGGAGACTACGCAAAGGGAAGGCCTCCGAACCAGTTGCCTCCTTGACCAGCTTGGGATGGGTCTTACACGGATGCGACGCCGGAGGAAGTGTCCCTGTCAAGTTCGTGCACCACAGCAGGTTGATGGAAGACGAAACAGAAGCCCTGGTCCGCCGGCACTTCGAGATAGAGTCGCTCGGGGTGCAAGCACGTCGGCCAAGTAATGACGCCGACAAAAGGGCACTCGACGTCCTAGAGAAGACCACGAAGAGGCTACCAAATGGACGGTTCGGGTCTGGGCTGCTGTGGAAAAATGAAAGGGAAACTCTACCGAACAACTACCATCAGGCACACCAGCGTCTCATCAACATGGAGAAGAAATTAGACAAGGACCCAGCACTGAAGACTTCGTATGAAGAACAAATAGAAAATCTGCTGAAGAATGGATATGCAGAGAAAGCTCCAGAAACCACGACGCCAGGGAGAACATTCTACTTACCTCACTTCGCGGTGATGCACCCGATAAAGAAGAAACCAAGGATAGTTCTCGACGCCGCCGCCAAGTTCAACGGGAAGAGCCTCAACGATGCGCTGCTGCCTGGGCCTGACTTATTGCAGTCTCTCTTCGGAGTGCTTCTCAGGTTCCGGGAAGGTCCAGTCGCCGTCGTCGCCGACATCAAGGAAATGTTCCTACGCATCCAAATGAGGGAAGAAGACCGGGACAGTCTGCGGTTCTTATGGCGCGGCAGCAAGAGGAACGGCAAACCGGAAGAGTACCGCATGGCCTCAGTGATCTTCGGGGCAACGTCATCACCGTCTACGGCAATTTATGTCATGAACAAGAACGCAGAAGACTTCAAGGAGGAACACCCGGCAGCCGTGGCAGCAATACGGAGGAACCATTATATGGATGACTACTTGCAAAGTTTCACAACGGTAGAAGAAGCCAAGCGGATCGCGAAAGAGGTACAGACGATCCACAACAAGGCGAGCTTCCACCTGAGAGGATGGGGGAGCAATCAACCAACCGTTCTCGAAGGAATTGAAGATCAGCGACAGGAGGAAGTCCTCGAACTGGGCAAGGAAGAGAAAACCCTGGGGCTGAGATGGCTAATCACAGAAGATGCACTCGCCTTCAACGTGGGCTTCAGGAACACTCCGCCCGAAGTACTCGCTGGGCAAAGAGTACCAACGAAGAGGGAAGTCACCAGCGCCGTCATGTCTACGTTCGACCCCATGGGCTTCGCGACGCCGATCCTAATACAGGGCCAGAAACTCATACAGGAGATCTGGCGTACCAAGATCGACTGGGACGAGAAGATTCTCGAACCACAAGTCGCCGCATGGATCAGATACTTGGAAGACGTCGCCGTACTAAAGGAACTGAAGATCCCAAGGTGCCTGTCGCCAAGAACCAGAAGAGGGCAACTCCACACGTTCTGCGACGCGAGTGAAGAAGCGTACGCCGCAGCCGTCTATTGGCGAACGGAAGACCCAGACGGCACGATACGCGTCGCATTGATTGCTGGGAAAGCAAGGGTAGCTCCTAGCAAACCAGTGTCTATCCCACGGTTGGAATTGCAAGCAGCATTATTGGGCAGCAGACTTGCCTCATCGGTGGAGAAGGAGCTCGATTTGGAGATTGAAGAGAGGACCTTCTGGACAGACTCCAGCACCGTCCTTCAATGGTTGAAAGCAGACCCGAGGAAATTCAAGACGTTCGTGGCCCATCGCCTCGCGGAAATTGAAGAGCTGACGCGAATTCAAGATTGGAGATGGGTGCCGACAAAGGAAAACCCCGCAGATGATGCCACAAGAGGCACTCCGAACGAGTTTGATGAAAACGCAAGATGGTTCAAAGGTCCCGCCTTCTTATATGGAAACAAAGAAGATTGGCCGGCGAGACGCTTTGAAGTCAAAGAAGAACTCACCGGAGAAGAGAAGAATCCCCAAGTTGTTGCCACATTGAAGGTCATACCACAAGTCACTCCGGACCCGAAGAGATTCTCCGACTGGACTCGACTGCTACGCAGTACAGCGCGCATATTCCAGTTCATCGACCTGCTAAGAAGAAGAGTAGCGGAAAAAAGAAGTGTCCACATCGTCAGGAACCGAAGATGGAAGAAAACACCGAGTCACGTTCCCCgggagaagaaagaagaaaaggtCTTCTTAACGCTGGAAGATAAGTTCATACATAGGGCAGAAGAGGAGCTTATCAAGAGGAGCCAGCAGGAGAGCTTCTCCAAAGAACTTTGCTGCCTCGAAAAAGGGAGGCCATTGGAGAACTCGAGCCGACTAAAGAAGATTGACATATACCTGGATGGCCGCGGAATCCTAAAACTGAGGACGCGCACCAGGAAGATTAGTTCGGGAGAAGGACGAACCAACCCGATCATACTGGACGGGAAAAGTCAAATCTGCCGGCTCATCATAGGGTTCTATCACAAACGGTTCTACCATGGCAACTCCGCAACGATAATCAACGAAATAAGGCAGAAGTTCTGGGTACTCGGCTTGCGCAGCACCACAAGATGGATCACACATGGGTGTCAATGGTGCAGAGTCCACAAGGGAGAGCCTCAAATACCACCCACCGGAGACTTGCCGGCCGAACGATTGCAGCATCATCAACCACCCTTCACCTGCACAGCAGTAGATTACTTCGGCCCGATGCAAGTCACGATCGGGAGGAGAACTGAGAAGAGATGGGGAGCCCTGTTCACCTGCTTAACGACCCGAGCGATACACCTGGAGCTGGCTAATTCATTAAGCACCAGCTCCATGATCATGGCCCTGCGAAGAATGGCTGCACGAAGAGGGACGCCGAAGATAATCTTCAGCGACAACGGGACTAACTTCGTGGGGGCCAATAGAGAATTGCAAGAGGCCGCCTCAAGGGAAGGAATCACATGGCGATTCATCCCACCTGGATGTCCGAATATGGGAGGCGCCTGGGAGAGAATGGTCCGCTCGGTAAAGACATCATTAATGACCGTTCTTAAAGAAAGATCCCCGCCAGAAGAGGTCCTGCACACGCTCCTCCTCGAAGTGGAGCATATCGTAAACTCACGTCCCCTTACCCACATCAGTATGGATCCCGAAGACGAAGAAAGCCTAACGCCGAACCACTTCCTCATCGGAAGATCCTGCGGAGCAATGGCGCCGGGCGTATTTGAAGACCACGATCTCATCGGGAAGGCGAACTGGAGGACAGCGCAGCGCTTGACGGACCACTTCTGGCAAAGGTGGCTGAAGGAATACCTGCCAACTTTGATGCCGAGGAAAATAGCCGGCCGGGAGACCGAAGACCCTCAAGTCGGCGACGTCGTATTAATAGTCGACGCGACGCTACCAAGAAACACTTGGCCACGAGGGGAAGTGCTGCGAGTGTATCCTGGACCGGACGGCAGAGTAAGAATCCTCGACGTGCGAACACCCGGAGGAGTGCTGCGGCGACCGACGCGACGAGTGGTAGTCCTGGTTCCTGCCAAGACGTCGCATCCGGAGGAAGGAGTGCTTCGCACTGCGGGGGAGAATGTTAGCGACGTCAATAATAGTCAAGATTAA